CCCATCTACGACGCCGTGGGCTTCTACGACAAGAATCTTCAGGATATTACCGTGGATGAGTTCTTCGACGTTGTCGAGCGGCATGTGGAGGACGGTGTGGACTTCCTGACCATCCACTGCGGCTTGAACCGGCATACCGCGGAGAAGGTCAAACAGTCCAAGCGCTTGACCAACATCGTCTCGCGAGGCGGCTCGCTGCTCTTTACCTGGATGGAGATCAATCAGGCTGAAAACCCGTTTTACGAGCATTTTGATCGGCTGCTCGACATCTGCGAGGAATACGATGTGACCTTGAGCCTGGGCGACGGCTGCCGCCCCGGCTGCCTGCACGACGCCACTGATGCCTGTCAGGTGGAGGAGCTGATCACCCTGGGCGAGTTGACCAAGCGTGCCTGGGAGCGAAACGTCCAGGTGATGATCGAGGGACCGGGCCACATGGCCATGAACGAGATACCCGGCAACATGATGATGGAAAAACGGCTGTGCCACGGCGCTCCCTTCTATGTCCTCGGCCCGCTGGTCACGGATGTGGCCCCTGGCTACGACCACATCACCGCGGCCATTGGCGGGGCCATTGCGGGCATGTCCGGCGCGGACTTCCTGTGCTACGTCACCCCGGCCGAGCACCTGCGCCTGCCCACCCTTGAGGATATGAAGGAGGGCATCATCGCCACCCGCATCGCGGCCCACGCAGCCGATGTGGCCAAGGGGTACCCCGGCTCCCGCGCCTGGGACGACGCCATGAGCAAGGCCCGTGCCGCACTGGACTGGCCCGGCATGTTCGATCTGGCCATGGACCCGGTCAGGCCCCGCCAGTATCGGGAATCCTCCAAGCCCGAACACGAGGACTCCTGCACCATGTGCGGCAAGATGTGCGCCGTGCGCAATATGAATCGCGTCCTGGATGGCAAGGATATTCAGCTGGACGACTGATGGAATCGCAACGGCTGTTTTGAGAAAAGGGGTGGCGGCAGTCGCCCCTTTTTTTGTGCCATGGGCATGATCGGACATGCGCCGGACCATGGCCAAGTGTTCTTTCTCCTCGGGGGAGGAGACGCCTGAAGCAGCGGAGGGGCAGTTTGCTGGAGAAAGGGCATCTGCCGCTTGTTGGGATTCCGCGGGTGGGATATGGAAGTGGCGTGGAGCCGGATCGGCGAATGGGGTTTTTCCGCCAAACAACGGCATTATGCCCGGCTCCGGGGAGGCGTATGAGGAAGTTTCTGATCCTTTTGATGGTGGTGCTCGGATTGTCGCTGGGAAGTGCTGACTGCCAAGGGCAGGAGAGGGTTCTTGTCATCCACAGTTATGATCTTGATCTTGAATGGACCAACCAGTGCAACCGGGGAATATCCAGCGTTCTGGCCGACAAGTTCCTCCTGGACCATGTCTATCTCGATACCAAGCGAATTCCAGAGTCCGAGTTTCAGCGCCGGTCCGCAGAGGCATTGCAGACTTTTCGCCGACTCGATCCAGACGTTGTCATGCTCGGCGACGACAACGCCCTGCGTCTGCTCGGGCCTGCAATCAGTGAGACCGGAACGCCGGTCGTCTATTTCGGCATCAACGGCAATCCGCGCAACTACCTGAATCCGATGCCCAGAAATGTCATCGGCATCCTGGAGCGCATCCCCCTGTTCCCATGGATTCGCTATCTTTGTGGGATCGTGCCGGATACGCGCAGGGTTCTTGTGCTCATGGATGAAAGCCCGACTTCGGCAGGGCTTGTCGAGGTCACGTTCGGTGCCCGCAGGCAGGTGGAGTTTGACGGCTGCACCGTGAGCTATGAAACCACAAACAGTTGGGATCAGTGGCAACGCCTTGTTCTGGCCCCTGAAAGACACGATTTGATCCTCGTTCCCGTCTTTCACTCGGTGAAAGATGCCGGGGGAACCCATGTTCCTTATGAGGAAGTTATCCGCTGGACCTCCAAAAACAGTTCCGTGCCCGTTTTTGCGACTCAGGATTATGCTGTCGGCGATGATGGAGTGGTCGGGGCCTATACCATTTTTGGCGAGGAGCATGGCCGCATGGCCGCATTGATGGTCAAGGGAATCCTCGAAGGCGTGGACATGTTGGAGCTGTCAGTGGCTGCGGACCAGAAGGGATTGTTTTACTTCAATAAAAAGCAGCTGGATCGCTTCGGGCTGATTCTGACGGAAGAGGTCCGAAATCAGGCCATTTTTCGTTGATGACACGCCCGGCCAGAGAGGCGCAGGGGCAGTTTGATCCGCATTTGACACTTGCCAGTCCGAAGTGGCGAAGCCGCGTTGGCAGGTGTCTCCAAGCCATGCGTCATGCTGGTTCACGATTCAACAATTGGCTGTTCTGTCATGTGTGTGTCAGCCATGTTGTGATGCGGACAATGGCTTCGAAAAAAGATGTTTGATCCTCTTTGGGCGGAACGATGCGTATTGGTCGTCTCCTTTCGATATACGATAATTATTTTTTTGCCGGGCTTGTTCTGGTGTAATTGGTGATGTATTTTCAAGCCATATCAATACATCAGAAAGGAGTTCTATTATGTGCAAGACATGCGGTTGCAATCCTGGAAGTTCTCGAAGAGTGCATGAACACGCCCACAGCGGCAAGAATGCTCACGATCACGAGCATGAGCATCAGCATGCCCATGTGCATGAGCATACCCATGCTGACGGCACCACGCATGCCCATGAGCATTCTCATGTACACAGCCACAGCCACAGTCATGGTCACGGGCTTGGTGTCGAGGGGGAGCATGAACACTGGCACGGGGCGCACAGCCACGACAACGAGCATGCCCACAAGGACGCCGGAGGCCATGACCACAGCCACGACTGATCGGTGCGACTGAGCCCGAGGAGGGCATGGCAAAAGGAAAGGCGCATTTTGAAAATATTGTTGCTAAATCTGGCAACCGCTCATAACGATTGAGAAAAATGCGCCGACTATTCGGGCGAAATGACAATGGATGGGGCCGTGAGTTCTTCGGAGCGCACGGCCCATTTTGTTGCCAGCAGGGCTGCGGCGGCCATCGAGAACGCAGGCTGGTCAGGAATATCGGAATCCAACCGATCTCCCCGGTCCATAAAGGCTTTCACGGCCAAGTCCGCATCGTCGGCATGATCGTTCCCCTTGTGCTTCCCGGAGACGAACGCTTCCCATACCAGCAAGCCGCCATCGCGGAACCAGGTCGCCGGGACCGTCGTGGCCGGAATGTCGCCGTTCAAGGCCGATTTCAAGACGTTCAGGCACAGCGGCATCAGGGCGAGGGCCTGGGCCGTCACCGTGCAACCGGCGCTGGCCGACCAAGGACGGTTCAAGGATGATTCGAGATCGCCACGGCTTTTGTTGAAGGTGGTCAGGTCGTCACGTAGCGGCACCCAGATGGGAGCTTCGAAACCCAAGGCGACGGGTTGTCCATCGGCCAGCTTCGCACCCGCATAAGCAAGTTGCTCCTCAAGGGTGGTGTACCCGCCTCTGTTGCCTTCGCTGTCGGCCCATCCGAGATTTTCGGCCTTGCCGACATCTATGGCCAATACATAGGCAGTTGCCATCGGTCGTCCTCCTTGGTCACGCCGCATCCGGCATGGGGAATGATTCCGTGGTCAGCCTATCCATCTTGCGGCATGCCGTCAGCAACAACTTCTTGCGCCTACTGCGCTCGCCAAGATCCTTGGTCTGTTCAAGCAGCCTGAACCAGTACAGGTAGTGGTTGAGATACTTGGTGGCGACCCCGTTGAAACGGCGCATCCATTTCTTCAAACGGGAATGGTATCCGTTGGCTCGCTGGATGTGGTAAATGCCCTGCTTGCGTATGCCCTAGTTGGGATTGACCCAGACGTGCTGCATCCCGTTTTGCTCCGCATACTTGCGGAAAGCCGCCGCCGCGTCCGTCACCAGGATCGCTTTCGGATCGAGGATGTCGCCCACGGTGTCGTGTATCTTTTTCGGCGTGGTGCCGCCGCGCCCGGATGTCTTGCAGACGATGCTGCCGTCCCTGGAGATCACCGCCATGACCGCCACCTGTTCCTTGGAGATACCGCGCTTCGCGGCCTTGCCGCCCCGTTTGCGGGCTTTCCTGAACGTCAAGTCGCGCTTGCCCTTGTAGGATTCAAGGAAGTACGTCTCGTCCGTTTCGAGGACTCCGGTCAGTTTTTGCCCGTCCCCCAGCTTGAAGAGGGCGTGTAGCACCTTATGCCGCCAGTAGAATGCGGTGGTGATGCTGATATCCAAGGCCTCGGCACACTTTTTCAGGGTTTTCCCCTCAAGCATGAGCTGGATGTATTCCATCTACCTGTCAGGGAAATGCGTCCCGGCCATGGGTGTCGCGGTCCAATCGTTGAACGTCCGCTTGCACGAATGACACAGGTAGCGTTGCCGCCCGTCGTAGGTGCCGTTGCGCTTGATCTTGTCGCTGCCGCATCGGGGACATACCGGCCCGTCAGCGAACCGGGCTTCCCGGATGTCGTCGAGATGGTCGGAAATGGGGAGCAGCTCACCCAATATCCGTCTGACATGGTTGTAGAAAGTCTTTTTCTCTTCGCCGTCCAGGCCGTTGAACGTCCTGAGCATCCATTCCAGCTTGTTTTCCCGCATGGCTCCACCCTCCAGCTACAAGTGGGAACCTTCTATATTAAGCTGAATTTTTCGAATGGCAACAGAATTCTGAAAATGCGCCAAAGGAAAAGCGGTTATGACATGGTGTCATAACCGCTTTGCTTTCTCTGGTAGCGGGGAGAGGACTTGAACCTCTGACCTTCGGGTTATGAGCCCGACGAGCTACCAACTGCTCCACCCCGCGTCACGTGAGATAGTGGTTCTAGGTGGTGGGCCGGGTTTTGTCAACCTCTTATGGCGGCAAAGTGTAAATTTGTTTTGTCTGCGGAGTGAAAATAAATAATATCAGCATGATGCTGTGTCGTTGTGCGCAAAGGTTCTTATCAGTGGTTCGTGGGCGGGGTGGGTTGCGTGTTTACATTGTCCGGCAAATTCCGTAATCCAATTCGCCTATGAGCAATCAAGAGAAGTTTTCCGTGGTGCTGCCTGTCTTCAATGAACAGGACAACCTTGAGACACTGTTCGCCGAGATCCGGCGGGCGGCGGACTCCACGGGGCGGCCCTGGGAGGCCGTGTTCGTGGACGATTGCAGCACGGATCGCAGTCTGGAGATTATCCGGGCGCTGGCCGGGAGTCATCCCGAGGTGCGCTATGTGGCCTTTGCCGAGAACCGCGGGCAGTCCGCCGCATTCTGCGCAGGGTTCGACGTTGCCGACTCGCAGGTCATCGTGACCATGGATTCGGACCTGCAGAATGACCCGGCCGACATCCCGAGGATGCTCGCCGCCTTTGGCCAGGACTGCGAGATGGTCGTTGGCTGGCGGGCCAGGCGCAAGGATACGCTGGTCAAGCGGATTTCGTCCAGAATAGCCAACACCATCCGCGACTGGTTCACCGACGACGGCGTCCACGACACCGGATGCTCCCTCAAGGTCATGCGTGCCGACATGCTCCGGCGTCTGCCGCGCTTTCGGAACATGCACCGTTATTTTCCCATCCTCATGAAGATGCAGGGTGCGCGAATCAGCGAGGTCAAGGTCAACCACCGCGAGCGGTTCAGCGGGGTGTCCAAGTACGGCACCCTGGACCGCGCCCTGGCCGGGATATACGATCTAATCGGCGTGCAGTGGCTCATCAAGCGCCACATCGACTACGCGGTGAAGGAAAAAAAATAAAACCATGCCCCTGCCCGCCTACTGGTGGCTGCTGGCCCTTCCTGTGGTCATTCAGGGGGCCTTTTTCGTGCGATTTGCCATTGTGCGACTTGGCGGCAAGGCGTTACAACCCCTGTCGGGGCGCACGGCTCTGGCGCTTTATGCGTCGGTGGCGGCCGGGATGGCGTATGGCGTTGTTCAGCGCGACCCGCTCTTTGTTGTCGGTCAGGGGTGTCTGCTGATGGTGTTTTACAGGATGCGAAATCCCGGGGAGCGGGCCGGGAAGACCGGCGAGCCGGGGACGGAAGACAAGGAATGAGCGATACGCCGCGGTGCGAGAAGAGAAGGAGCCTGGGGGCCGTGGTCAAGGGGTTGGTCATGCTGGCCGGCTTGGCGCTGGCCGTGTACCTGGGCCGTAGTCTGGGGCTGGACGACATGCTTCGCAACACACGGTGGTTCAATGATCATGTGCTGGGCACAGGTCCCATGTCGGTGGTCATCTTTCTGGCAGTGGGCGGGGTGTTCACCGCCGTTGGGCTGCCGCGTCAGGTCATCGCGTTCCTTGGCGGATTCGCCTTTGGCGCGGTGGGGGGTACGCTGCTGTCCACGCTGGGGGCGGGCCTGGGGTGCGCCCTGGCCGCCGGATACGCCCGTTGGGGCGGCCGCGAGTTCGTGACCAGCAGATTGGGCGAGCGTATCCGCCGGGTGGACGGGTTCCTCCGTCACCGGCCTTTTCGCACGGCCCTGGCCATCCGTTTTTTTCCCTTCGGCAGCAACGGGCTGACCAACTTGGCCGCCGGGGTCAGCGCTATTCCTCTGGGGCCGTTCATTCTCGGGTCAACCCTTGGTTACATTCCTCAGAGCTTCATTTTCGCCTTGTTCGGGGCAGGCATGAACAAGGATTCGGCCACGGGAATGGCCTTGTCCATCGGCATGGGAGTGGTTCTTTTCGTGGGCTCCATCTGGATGGGGACCGCAGTGTACCGCAGCTACCGGGACGAGCTGGCGGCCAACGGAGACCATTAGCCAGCCATCGGCCCGCTTCATCAGGGTCGGCGGGAGTATCGCCTCAGTCCGTAACGCCAGGCCAGCCAGACCATCAGCGCCACCGTCAGCCCCAGCAGCCATCCGCCCATGACATCCGTCGGGTAGTGCTTGCCCAGGTAGAGGCGCGAGTATCCCACCAAAAGCGGCAGCAGCAGGGGCCATTTGCCCACTGCTGGCCAGAGCAGGCAGACGAGCACGGCCAGACACATGGTGTTGGCCGCGTGGGCCGAAGGGTAGGAAGTGCCCCGTTCCTTGGTCTGCTTGAAATCCTGCGGCCGCTGGTCCCAATAGCCGTGGGCCTGATGGAATGTGCCGGCCACGGCATTGAGGGGGCGCACCCGGCCGAACTCATTCTTGACCAAGTCTGTGGCCGAGTTGGCAATGCCCATTGCCGCGAGGAGAACCAGAAAAAGAATGACCTGCTGCCGTCCGAAACGGTATGCAGCATAGAGCATGGCCAGTCCCAGGCAGACGAAAAGGGCTGTCATGGATGAAAGCACAGGCATGATCGCATCGAACAGCGGGTTGCGCCACTGCTGGTTGACAAGCAGGAAAAGCTTGAGGTCAAGACCGGGTGTCAGGAAGAACATGAATCTCCTCGGGTGTGAATGTCCCGGTCCAATACCGTCATTTCCCGCGCCCGGCAACAATCTCCGTCTTGTCAAAGCACGAAATATCGTTCACAAGGGTTCCCTATGCCGAATGCCGAGAGAAAAGGCCGCATTGCCCTGGTCATGCCGCGTTTAAGCCGGTACGGCGGGGCCGAGTCCTTTGCCTGGAGACTGGCCGAGGTCCTGGCCCGGCGCGGGCATGAGGTGGATTTCATCTGCGCCCGTTGTGAAACCGAGCCGCCTCCGGGCGTCACTCCTGTGGTGGTGGGGCGTTTCGGCGGAGTGCGGGCGGTCAAGGTGCTTTGGTTCGCATTGATGGCCGGGCGGGCTCGACGCCGGGGCGGCTATGATCTCGTCTTTGGTATGGGCAAGACCCTCGGGCAGGACATCCTGCGCATTGGCGGCGGGCCTATCTCCACCTTCTGGAAGCTCTCCGCTCACGCCTGGCCAGCCGGATTCCCCCGCTGGTTCAAGATGGCTCGGCGGCGGCTTTCGCCATCAGGCTGGGCCATTCACTGGATAGATTCCCTGCGTTACCGCCGCACACCGCACTTGGTTGCGGTTTCGCATATGGTGCGCGACTGGACCGTGGCCGCATATCCCGATCTCGACCCCTCGGCCATCGAGGTGATCTACAACAAGCCCGACCTTGGGCGGTTTTCGCCAGTGGACGAGGCGCAGCGCCGCGCCCTGCGGGCCGAAGCGGACATAGAGGACGGGCAGATGGTCATCGGAACTGCGGCCACTAATTTTACCCTCAAGGGTGTGCGCTCGCTGCTTATGGCCCTGGCCCGGCTGCCGGAGCATTTCGTGCTGCATGTGGCCGGGGGGCGTGGCCCCGGAAAGTATCTGCGCCTTGCCCGCCGACTCGGGGTGTCCGACCGGGTCCGATTCCTGGGCAGGGTGGAGGACATGGCGTCCTTCTACCGTCGGCTGGATGTTTTTGTGCTGGCCACCTTCTATGACGCTTGCTCCAATGCGGTCTTGGAGGCCCTGGCCTGCGGCTGCCGGTCCGTTTCGAGTGCGCGGAACGGCAGCGCCCGGTTTCTGCCGAAGCGTTGGGTTTTCTCTGATCCCGCCGATGTGCCGGAGCTGGCGGCCGTGCTTTTGCGCGTGTCGAAGGAAGAGCGTCCGGGGCCTTTTGTCTGGCCCCCGGAAGTGCCGTGCGGGATGGACCCCTATGTTGAAATGATCGAACAGGCCATTGCGCGATGAATATATGAAAACAGTCTTTCTCGTCCCGCAGGGAGAACGGGGCCATGCCGCCTTTCGGGTTGACGCCCATGTGGCGGCGGGCCGTGCTTTGGGCCGGGATGTGTCGGCGTTGACCGTGCCCGCCGCGCCCCTGGCGCGTTTCGTCTTTTTCAGGCGGCTGGGCAGGGCGGACGTGATAGTGATCCATCGCGAGCTGCCCAGTGAATCAGAACTGCGCATCCTGCGACGACTCGCGTCGAGGATCGTCTACGACGTGGCGGACGCCGCCTGGACCCTCCCCCAGAGTCGGTTGGACGGCATGATGGCCCGCCGGAGCGTCGGTCGGTCGGCTCGCAGCTTTGCCCGTGTCTGTGCCGAGGCTGACCTGTGCCTGGTGGAGAATATGGCCCAGGCCAAGGCAGCGGCCCGGTTTCAGGAGCGGGTGAGCATCCTTCCGACACCGCTTGATACCGATGTGTATACCCCTGGCTCGGCGCTGGACGGAGATGTCCCCGGCTGCGGCCCGGTGCGCGTGGGCTGGATGGTCTCGGGCGGTGACAGGCAATGTCTGGCCGAGATCGTGGGAGGACTTTCCGGGCGGGGCGGTTGCATTCAGTTTTTCATTGTTTCGGACGAACCCTATGAGGGGCCGGGAAAGGACTTCGTCTTTTGGTCGCGCCCCGAGCCCGGGCGCGAGGTGGCGGCGCTTCAGGACATGGAGATCGGCCTGGCACCGTATCCAGACGACGAGTATTCGCAGGCCGGCAGCGGGCTGGACGCGCTGCGCTACATGGCCTGCGGGGCGGTGGTGGTCGCCTCGGACAGAGGCGGGGCGGTCGACTTGGTGGATCACGGCATTGACGGTTTTCTGGTTCGCGACACCGAGGACTGGGCCCGTCATGTCCTCCGTCTGGCCGAGGATGCGGCCTTGCGGCGCGACATGGCCAGGGCGGCCCGGGACAAGGTCGTTGGCAAGTACGGTCTGGAAACGGTGTCGGCCCAGCTCTGGGACGCGCTGGAGAGTCTGCGTTAGGCTGCGTGGCCCGGAGCGAGTAAATGAAAAAGCCGGGATTTGCCCAAGGCGTTCAGCATAGGTGTGGACCTAGAAAATAATGCCCCCGATTATCGGGGGCATTTGGCTTGAGCGCATTTGTGAATCATGCGATACGGGGCGCTTTGATTTTCTCCGACCTGTAGACACAGCCAACGAAATATGCTTTGCTCTCTATATCTGAGAACATCAAACATTCGGTGTAAATATGTTGGGAACGCTGTTGTTGATTGGAATGCTTGTCTGTGGCTTCCTTAATGTCACTCCTTGGATATTGATTCCTGGTGCTGTCGTCGCCGGATTCCTTGGTATGCACTACCCCCCCGGAAAAGCTGCGGCGGCAAGAGAACGTGGTCTTTATTGGAAAGGCGTCTTCGGATCTATGCCATTACAAGCTGTTTTTCTGGCTATTCTTTTTGGAGTAGGTTGGGGAATAAGCGCTCTGATTGGATGACTTTTTGCAGGCGCTGTCTCGCATTCCGTCAACAGGGGCTGGAATAAGCGACCTCTGTGCTGGGCAAGATTTCTTGCTGGACACAAAAATCCCCCTAGCTGTTGGTACAGTAGGGGGATTTCGATTTTGAAAAGCAAAAGTCCACACCTTTGCTGAACGGCTCGGGATTTGCCCGGTTTTTTGTTTATGCGGTTTTGAGAACCCGTTGGAAATACTCCACCGTCTTGACCAGCCCCTCGCGCAGGGGGGTGCGGGGTTCCCATCCCAGAGCCCGTTTGGCCAGGGAAATGTCCGGCTTGCGTTGCATCGGGTCGTCCGAGGGCAGGGGCTTGAAGACGATGCGCGAGACCGAGCCGGTCAGGTCGATGACTTCCTGAGCCAGCTCAAGAATGGAAAACTCCAAGGGATTGCCGAGGTTCACCGGGCCGGTGAATTCGTCTGGCGTATGTTCCATGAGGCGAAAAATGCCCTCCACCAGGTCGTCCACGTAGCAGAAGCTGCGGGTCTGCTCTCCCTTGCCGTAGACCGTGATGTCTTCGCCGCGGAGCGCCTGCACCACGAAGTTTGAGACCACCCGGCCGTCTTCCATGGCCATGCGCGGGCCGTAGGTGTTGAAGATGCGGCCCACCTTGATGCGCAGACCATGCTGGCGGTGGTAGTCGAAAAACAGGGTTTCGGCGCACCGCTTGCCTTCGTCGTAGCAGGCGCGGATGCCGATGGGGTTGACGTTGCCCCAGTAGTCCTCGGTCTGGGGATGCACGGCCGGATCGCCGTAGACCTCGCTGGTGGACGCCTGGAATATCTTGGCCTTGATGCGCTTGGCCAGCCCCAGCATGTTGATGGCCCCGTGCACCGAGGTCTTGGTGGTCTGCACCGGGTCGAACTGGTAGTGGATGGGCGAGGCCGGGCAGGCGAGGTTGTATATCTCGTCGGCCTCGACATAGAGGGGGAAGGTTACATCGTGCCGGATTATCTCGAAGTGGGGATTGTCCATCAGGTGCAGGATGCTGTCCTTGCGTCCGGTATAGAAATTGTCCACGCAGAGCACCTCGTGCCCCTCTTCCAGCAGCCGTTCGCAGAGGTGTGATCCGAGGAAGCCCGAGCCGCCTGTGACGAGAACACGTTTTTTCTTCATAGCGCACATCTTTCAAAATAGTCCACATTTGTCAATATAACAGGCGAAAAGTGGCCGATATAGGCGAATATCGGCTGTATTTGGCGAATTTTCATTTTTTTGTCGGCGGTGTTGAAAAGAAAACTGTGTAAAAGGTTGACGCGCCCATGGCGGCGTGACATTCAAATACATAAAGCTCTATGATTTGGAAGGATGTAAATGATTGTAAACATTGTTGAATGCGTTGACGGTGCGCGGCGTGCCCGGGGGGTGGCCGTGGTCATTGACGTGTTCCGGGCCTTTTCAGTGGCCTGTCATGCTGTGGAGAACGGGGCCGGGGAATACTATGCCACGGCCGATGTGGACATGGCCAGGCGGCTGGCCGCCGAGAGCGGCGGTATCCTCATGGGTGAGCGGGACTGCATCATGGTCAAGGGATTTGACTACGGAAACTCGCCCACCGAGATTGAGGCGGTGGACTTCGCCGGAAGAACGCTGGTGCATACCACCAGCGCGGGCACTCAGGGGCTGCTGGCCTGCTCCGGGGCTGACGAGGTGATCACCGGGGCCTTTGTCAATGCGAGGGCGGTGGAGGAGTACCTTCGCGCAAGAAATCCCGAGCTTGTGACTCTGGTGGCCATGGGGACGGGCGGCACCATGCGCGCCCAGGAGGACATGATGTGCGCCATTTATCTTAAAAATGCCCTGGAGGGGTATCCCAACAGTTTTGAGACGATCAAGACGTTCCTTGCCCAGGTGGACAGTGCGCAAAAATTCTTCGATCCCGAAAAAAAATATGCGCCGGAACGGGATTTTGAGCTGTGCATGGCCCTTGACCGTTTCGATTTTGTACTCAAGGCGGCTCCCGTCCGGGATGGGGTGGTCAGGTTGGATCGGGTGCCGACGGGATTCTCGGCGGCAGGAGCCGCCTTGGGGCCGGTTTCGCAGGGATGAACATCATGCTGCAGAAGGTGCTCATCGTAGACGATTCGCCGACCAACCTGGCCCTGCTCGACCACGTCCTGCGGCGAACCGGCTGTGTGGTCGTCCAGGCCTCGACCGGCATCGAGGCCGTGGCTTTGGTGGCCGACGACGACTTCGCCTTGATCCTGCTCGACATTCAGATGCCGGGTATGAACGGCTACGAGGCGGCCATGCGCATCAAGGAACTGCCGCGGGGGCGCCATGTTCCCATCATCTTCATCACCGCCATCTACCAGGACGAGGACAACGTCCGCCTTGGTTACGAGACAGGGGCCGTGGACTACCTGTTCCGGCCGGTCAATGTGCAGACACTGACCAGCAAGGTGCAGGTGTTTTTGGAAATGAACCGCCAAAAGATCCGGTTGGAACGGGAGATCGAAACCCGGCTCAAGGCCGAGGCTGCGTTGCGCCAGGCCGAGGCCAAGTACCGCGCCATTTTCGAGCGGGCGGTGGAGGGGATATTCCAGTGCACGCCGGACGGGGAGTTTTGCGAGGCCAATCCGGCCATGGCCAGGATTTTCGGCTACGAGAATCCGGCCGGGATGGTCGGTGTTGCCGGGCTTCGCCAGCAGCTCATGGTCGAACCGGGTGATTTGTCGCGTTACATGGGACTGCTGCGGCGCGATGGTTATGTCGCCAATTTCGAGTTTCGCGGCCGCCGTCAGAGCGGAGAATCCTTCTGGTGCTCAGAGAGCGC
This genomic stretch from Pseudodesulfovibrio alkaliphilus harbors:
- a CDS encoding UDP-glucuronic acid decarboxylase family protein yields the protein MCAMKKKRVLVTGGSGFLGSHLCERLLEEGHEVLCVDNFYTGRKDSILHLMDNPHFEIIRHDVTFPLYVEADEIYNLACPASPIHYQFDPVQTTKTSVHGAINMLGLAKRIKAKIFQASTSEVYGDPAVHPQTEDYWGNVNPIGIRACYDEGKRCAETLFFDYHRQHGLRIKVGRIFNTYGPRMAMEDGRVVSNFVVQALRGEDITVYGKGEQTRSFCYVDDLVEGIFRLMEHTPDEFTGPVNLGNPLEFSILELAQEVIDLTGSVSRIVFKPLPSDDPMQRKPDISLAKRALGWEPRTPLREGLVKTVEYFQRVLKTA
- a CDS encoding GGDEF domain-containing response regulator, translating into MLQKVLIVDDSPTNLALLDHVLRRTGCVVVQASTGIEAVALVADDDFALILLDIQMPGMNGYEAAMRIKELPRGRHVPIIFITAIYQDEDNVRLGYETGAVDYLFRPVNVQTLTSKVQVFLEMNRQKIRLEREIETRLKAEAALRQAEAKYRAIFERAVEGIFQCTPDGEFCEANPAMARIFGYENPAGMVGVAGLRQQLMVEPGDLSRYMGLLRRDGYVANFEFRGRRQSGESFWCSESARLVMFDDGSEMVEGVLEDITGRKQAELELKHLASIDSLTGVFNRHLFFDRLEHALVTAKRTESLVAVLFVDLDDFKRVNDTYGHQAGDELLRLVAGRLRNRIRESDTLARLGGDEFGVLLECIEDQEGALTVARSLLEMMDTPYIVTGEPIRVGATVGISFFPDDGKDGVSLISRADSAMYGAKRRSGPKYGTFRECGVPR
- a CDS encoding 2-phosphosulfolactate phosphatase, with amino-acid sequence MIVNIVECVDGARRARGVAVVIDVFRAFSVACHAVENGAGEYYATADVDMARRLAAESGGILMGERDCIMVKGFDYGNSPTEIEAVDFAGRTLVHTTSAGTQGLLACSGADEVITGAFVNARAVEEYLRARNPELVTLVAMGTGGTMRAQEDMMCAIYLKNALEGYPNSFETIKTFLAQVDSAQKFFDPEKKYAPERDFELCMALDRFDFVLKAAPVRDGVVRLDRVPTGFSAAGAALGPVSQG